Proteins encoded together in one Hevea brasiliensis isolate MT/VB/25A 57/8 chromosome 16, ASM3005281v1, whole genome shotgun sequence window:
- the LOC110640302 gene encoding uncharacterized protein At5g19025 — translation MVYFHSSISVCKSVDQSTTLMANSVNSNELHPKTRHSNHVHKSRKTNNHSNCASIPVCDRSRSAVIDVVILIAVIGACGFLLFPHIKFVTLYLIEFVGAIHYVVKEEVMTNPMIYASIGIGTFCAAIAAWIVIICTTRKCGNPNCKGLRKAAEFDIQLETEECVKNSNGTLVKDGAKRGLFELPRDHHRELEAELKKMAPPNGRAVLVFRARCGCSVGRLEVPGPKKQKKVKK, via the coding sequence ATGGTCTATTTCCATAGCTCAATCTCGGTCTGCAAGTCGGTCGACCAATCAACAACGCTCATGGCAAATTCTGTGAATTCTAATGAGTTGCATCCAAAAACAAGGCACAGTAATCATGTGCACAAGAGTAGAAAAACAAATAATCATTCAAATTGTGCTAGCATCCCTGTTTGTGATCGATCTCGATCAGCTGTTATTGATGTTGTGATCTTGATTGCTGTTATTGGTGCTTGTGGGTTCTTATTATTTCCTCATATCAAGTTTGTAACCCTCTATTTGATTGAATTTGTTGGTGCCATTCATTATGTGGTCAAAGAGGAGGTTATGACAAATCCAATGATATATGCATCTATAGGGATTGGTACTTTTTGTGCTGCAATAGCTGCATGGATAGTAATCATATGCACCACGAGGAAATGTGGGAATCCGAATTGTAAGGGCCTAAGGAAGGCAGCTGAATTTGATATTCAGCTGGAGACAGAGGAATGTGTGAAGAATTCAAATGGTACTTTGGTGAAGGATGGGGCGAAAAGAGGTCTATTTGAATTGCCTCGCGATCACCATCGGGAATTGGAGGCTGAACTGAAGAAGATGGCACCACCAAATGGAAGAGCAGTCCTGGTGTTTCGAGCAAGATGTGGATGCTCTGTTGGAAGATTGGAAGTTCCAGGACCAAAGAAGCAGAAGAAGGTCAAGAAGTAG
- the LOC110640273 gene encoding E3 ubiquitin-protein ligase MPSR1, with protein sequence MDSSESSIGEIFARVDHLPLLIIGLQAAEQRQPPSQTNQEVVVLNAATQSLSFIHVPAAAVSDKSGPLPASKASIDAMPRITVTEDCVKDCAICLDEMSVGGEIREMPCKHGFHSGCIEKWLGLHRSCPVCRFMMPTEDDGTEDDGDGGSEDGRRQRRRIISYNIVIVADRSVSLDSDQSLDSGSENSDSSDGRS encoded by the coding sequence ATGGATAGTAGCGAATCAAGCATAGGCGAAATCTTTGCCAGAGTGGACCATCTGCCGTTGTTAATCATCGGTCTACAAGCGGCTGAGCAACGACAACCGCCTTCACAAACAAACCAAGAAGTCGTTGTCCTTAACGCCGCCACCCAATCCCTTTCCTTCATCCATGTTCCTGCCGCCGCCGTCTCCGACAAATCTGGACCTTTGCCTGCATCGAAGGCGTCCATTGATGCCATGCCCAGAATAACAGTAACGGAGGATTGCGTCAAGGACTGCGCTATTTGTTTAGACGAGATGAGCGTGGGCGGCGAGATTCGAGAGATGCCGTGTAAACATGGGTTTCACTCGGGTTGTATTGAGAAGTGGCTAGGGTTACATCGGTCGTGCCCCGTTTGTCGGTTCATGATGCCTACGGAAGATGATGGTACTGAGGATGATGGTGACGGTGGAAGTGAAGACGGGCGGCGCCAGAGGAGGAGGATTATTTCTTACAATATCGTCATTGTGGCTGATAGGTCGGTGTCATTGGATTCGGATCAGAGTTTGGATTCTGGGTCGGAAAATTCCGATTCTAGTGATGGACGCAGTTGA
- the LOC110640280 gene encoding defective in cullin neddylation protein AAR3 isoform X3 has translation MDLPDSNRVDIFEIYQRYCVIRSGKAYEGERNEQDNDTQRGKSSRDALAQLLKFVELRVHASSSIVDELAKLMSKLEFMVDFSEFSRFYDFVFFVFRENGQKNITVSKAVTAWRLVLAGRFRLLNQWCNFVERHNISEDTWQQVLAFSRCVHENLEGYDPEGAWPVLIDDFVEHMYRVSGSNKDPNLFCNCGDSESQSCIFEDPLPGLKVIPGLKRKWPSLQNGVESSDFLFQGYNNLNLKSNSKRNKLISKKTLNWEDNPPGNSAGDCMEIINQNSPMGSSKSVCAVEGCLSRGFAGLFSTRSYLQLDRERRVSYI, from the exons ATGGATTTGCCGGATTCGAATCGGGTTGACATCTTCGAGATTTACCAGCGTTACTGCG TCATTAGATCAGGAAAAGCATATGAGGGAGAAAGAAATGAGCAGGACAATGATACACAGCGGGGCAAATCCTCAAGGGATGCGTTGGCTCAGCTTTTAAAATTTGTAGAATTGAGAGTGCATGCAAG TAGTTCGATTGTTGATGAACTTGCAAAGCTCATGTCAAAGCTAGAATTTATG GTGGATTTCTCTGAGTTCTCACGCTTCTATGATTTTGTGTTCTTCGTGTTCCGCGAAAATGGTCAAAAGAATATCA CTGTAAGCAAGGCAGTTACTGCTTGGAGACTAGTTTTAGCTGGGAGGTTCCGATTGCTGAACCAATGGTGCAACTTTGTTGAG AGACATAATATTTCTGAGGATACATGGCAGCAAGTTTTAGCTTTTAGCCGATGTGTGCATGAAAATCTTGAAGGTTACGATCCTGAAG GAGCTTGGCCTGTCCTAATAGATGACTTTGTTGAGCATATGTACAG GGTATCAGGATCCAATAAAGATCCCAACCTTTTCTGCAACTGCGGTGATTCAGAGTCTCAGTCATGTATATTTGAAGACCCTCTTCCTG GATTGAAAGTCATTCCTGGTCTGAAGCGGAAGTGGCCTAGCCTTCAAAATGGAGTGGAGTCCTCAGATTTTCTGTTCCAAGGTTATAACAACCTGAATCTTAAGTCGAATTCAAAAAGAAACAAGTTGATATCTAAAAAAACGTTGAACTGGGAGGATAATCCACCAGGTAATTCAGCCGGTGACTGCATGGAAATCATTAATCAGAATAGTCCAATGGGGTCGTCCAAATCTGTCTGTGCAGTTGAAGGTTGCTTGTCTAGAGGCTTTGCAGGACTGTTCTCAACTCGTTCCTATTTGCAACTTGATCGGGAAAGGAGAGTTTCatatatatag
- the LOC110640280 gene encoding defective in cullin neddylation protein AAR3 isoform X2, giving the protein MDLPDSNRVDIFEIYQRYCVIRSGKAYEGERNEQDNDTQRGKSSRDALAQLLKFVELRVHASSIVDELAKLMSKLEFMVDFSEFSRFYDFVFFVFRENGQKNITVSKAVTAWRLVLAGRFRLLNQWCNFVEENQRHNISEDTWQQVLAFSRCVHENLEGYDPEGAWPVLIDDFVEHMYRVSGSNKDPNLFCNCGDSESQSCIFEDPLPGLKVIPGLKRKWPSLQNGVESSDFLFQGYNNLNLKSNSKRNKLISKKTLNWEDNPPGNSAGDCMEIINQNSPMGSSKSVCAVEGCLSRGFAGLFSTRSYLQLDRERRVSYI; this is encoded by the exons ATGGATTTGCCGGATTCGAATCGGGTTGACATCTTCGAGATTTACCAGCGTTACTGCG TCATTAGATCAGGAAAAGCATATGAGGGAGAAAGAAATGAGCAGGACAATGATACACAGCGGGGCAAATCCTCAAGGGATGCGTTGGCTCAGCTTTTAAAATTTGTAGAATTGAGAGTGCATGCAAG TTCGATTGTTGATGAACTTGCAAAGCTCATGTCAAAGCTAGAATTTATG GTGGATTTCTCTGAGTTCTCACGCTTCTATGATTTTGTGTTCTTCGTGTTCCGCGAAAATGGTCAAAAGAATATCA CTGTAAGCAAGGCAGTTACTGCTTGGAGACTAGTTTTAGCTGGGAGGTTCCGATTGCTGAACCAATGGTGCAACTTTGTTGAG GAAAATCAGAGACATAATATTTCTGAGGATACATGGCAGCAAGTTTTAGCTTTTAGCCGATGTGTGCATGAAAATCTTGAAGGTTACGATCCTGAAG GAGCTTGGCCTGTCCTAATAGATGACTTTGTTGAGCATATGTACAG GGTATCAGGATCCAATAAAGATCCCAACCTTTTCTGCAACTGCGGTGATTCAGAGTCTCAGTCATGTATATTTGAAGACCCTCTTCCTG GATTGAAAGTCATTCCTGGTCTGAAGCGGAAGTGGCCTAGCCTTCAAAATGGAGTGGAGTCCTCAGATTTTCTGTTCCAAGGTTATAACAACCTGAATCTTAAGTCGAATTCAAAAAGAAACAAGTTGATATCTAAAAAAACGTTGAACTGGGAGGATAATCCACCAGGTAATTCAGCCGGTGACTGCATGGAAATCATTAATCAGAATAGTCCAATGGGGTCGTCCAAATCTGTCTGTGCAGTTGAAGGTTGCTTGTCTAGAGGCTTTGCAGGACTGTTCTCAACTCGTTCCTATTTGCAACTTGATCGGGAAAGGAGAGTTTCatatatatag
- the LOC110640280 gene encoding defective in cullin neddylation protein AAR3 isoform X1, whose protein sequence is MDLPDSNRVDIFEIYQRYCVIRSGKAYEGERNEQDNDTQRGKSSRDALAQLLKFVELRVHASSSIVDELAKLMSKLEFMVDFSEFSRFYDFVFFVFRENGQKNITVSKAVTAWRLVLAGRFRLLNQWCNFVEENQRHNISEDTWQQVLAFSRCVHENLEGYDPEGAWPVLIDDFVEHMYRVSGSNKDPNLFCNCGDSESQSCIFEDPLPGLKVIPGLKRKWPSLQNGVESSDFLFQGYNNLNLKSNSKRNKLISKKTLNWEDNPPGNSAGDCMEIINQNSPMGSSKSVCAVEGCLSRGFAGLFSTRSYLQLDRERRVSYI, encoded by the exons ATGGATTTGCCGGATTCGAATCGGGTTGACATCTTCGAGATTTACCAGCGTTACTGCG TCATTAGATCAGGAAAAGCATATGAGGGAGAAAGAAATGAGCAGGACAATGATACACAGCGGGGCAAATCCTCAAGGGATGCGTTGGCTCAGCTTTTAAAATTTGTAGAATTGAGAGTGCATGCAAG TAGTTCGATTGTTGATGAACTTGCAAAGCTCATGTCAAAGCTAGAATTTATG GTGGATTTCTCTGAGTTCTCACGCTTCTATGATTTTGTGTTCTTCGTGTTCCGCGAAAATGGTCAAAAGAATATCA CTGTAAGCAAGGCAGTTACTGCTTGGAGACTAGTTTTAGCTGGGAGGTTCCGATTGCTGAACCAATGGTGCAACTTTGTTGAG GAAAATCAGAGACATAATATTTCTGAGGATACATGGCAGCAAGTTTTAGCTTTTAGCCGATGTGTGCATGAAAATCTTGAAGGTTACGATCCTGAAG GAGCTTGGCCTGTCCTAATAGATGACTTTGTTGAGCATATGTACAG GGTATCAGGATCCAATAAAGATCCCAACCTTTTCTGCAACTGCGGTGATTCAGAGTCTCAGTCATGTATATTTGAAGACCCTCTTCCTG GATTGAAAGTCATTCCTGGTCTGAAGCGGAAGTGGCCTAGCCTTCAAAATGGAGTGGAGTCCTCAGATTTTCTGTTCCAAGGTTATAACAACCTGAATCTTAAGTCGAATTCAAAAAGAAACAAGTTGATATCTAAAAAAACGTTGAACTGGGAGGATAATCCACCAGGTAATTCAGCCGGTGACTGCATGGAAATCATTAATCAGAATAGTCCAATGGGGTCGTCCAAATCTGTCTGTGCAGTTGAAGGTTGCTTGTCTAGAGGCTTTGCAGGACTGTTCTCAACTCGTTCCTATTTGCAACTTGATCGGGAAAGGAGAGTTTCatatatatag